The nucleotide sequence AAAGAAACGCTTTTCCGCGATGCGGTCTTGCGCCACCGACACGCCATGCGCATTCGGTGCCACGAAGACCCGCTCGGCCAGGCGCGACAGGCTGTCGGCCGGCACGTTCTCGAATTCCGTGGTGACGGCCAGGCATTGCCCCGCCAGCGCGTCGAGACCGTCAAGGTCGCTGTAGCCGGCATTGACCAGACGCTGCGCCACCTGCCCCGCGGGGCAGGCATCGGACGGTTCCAGTACCGCAACCTGATAGCCCATGCTCTGGGCGGCCTGGGCAAACATGCGGCCGAGCTGGCCGCCGCCCATCACGCCCAGCCACGCCGGTGGGTTGGCGGCAGGCAGCAATGGGGAAGTCGATTTACTATTCATTATTTTTCAAACACATTATTCAGGCAAGACCATGGCCTTGGCGGCGGCCGTTTGCGTGGCACGGAAGGCTTCCAGCTGGTCGGCCAGGGCGTCGTCATTGGCGGCAAGCATCGCCACCGCCGTCAGCGCTGCATTCGCCGCGCCCGCTTCGCCGATGGCGAAGGTGGCTACCGGAACGCCCTTGGGCATTTGCAGGATGGACAGCATGGAATCTTCGCCGCGCAGGTATTTCGACGGCACGGGCACGCCCAGCACGGGCACGATGGTCATCGCCGCCACCATGCCAGGCAGGTGGGCCGCGCCACCGGCGCCGGCGATGATGGCGCGCAAGCCGCGCGCGCGCGCGCTTTTCGCGTACGCATACATCTCGTCGGGCATGCGGTGCGCGGAAATGACTTGCGCCTCGTACGGCACGCCAAACTGTTTCAGGATGGCAACCGCATTCTGCATCACTTCCCAGTCCGAGGACGAGCCCATGATGACGCCAACCAGCGGCTTGGGGTTCAACTTGTGCTCACTCATCTCAGGCCTTCAGCTTCTCGCCCGTCAGGCGTTCGATGGCTTCGAAGTACTTGGCCTGGGTTTTTTCAATGACATCGGCCGGCAGCGCAGGCGCCGGCGCGGTCTTGCCCCAAGTCAACGTTTCCAGGTAATCACGCACGAATTGCTTGTCGAATGACGGCGGCGAGATGCCAGGCTGGTAGGAATCGGCAGGCCAGAAACGCGACGAGTCGGCCGTCAGCACTTCATCCATCAAATGCATCACGCCATTGTCGTCCAGGCCGAATTCGAATTTGGTGTCGGCAATGATGATGCCGCGCGTGGCTGCGTACTCGGCGGCAGTCTTGTACAGGGCAATGGCGACATCGCGCATCTTGGCGGCCAGGTCGGCACCGATGCGCTGTTCCATTTCCGCAAAGCTGATGTTTTCGTCATGCTCGCCCAGCTCGGCCTTGGCCGCCGGTGTGAAAATCGGTTCCGGCAGTTTTTCCGCCTGTTGCAGGCCCGCTGGCAATTGAATGCCGCAGATGCTGCCCGTGTCCTGGTAATCCTTCCAGCCCGAACCGATGATGTAGCCGCGCACGACCGCCTCGACCATGATGGGCTTCAAGCGCTTGGCCACCACGGCGCGGCCTTTGACTTGCTCCACTTCATCTGCTGCCACCACGGATTCCGGCGCCACGCCGGTCAGGTGGTTCGGCACGATATGG is from Janthinobacterium sp. 61 and encodes:
- a CDS encoding phosphoribosylaminoimidazolesuccinocarboxamide synthase, which translates into the protein MNSLYQTSIHSLPLLGHGKVRDNYAVGDDKILIVTTDRLSAFDVVMNEPIPGKGKVLNQMSDFWFEKLGHIVPNHLTGVAPESVVAADEVEQVKGRAVVAKRLKPIMVEAVVRGYIIGSGWKDYQDTGSICGIQLPAGLQQAEKLPEPIFTPAAKAELGEHDENISFAEMEQRIGADLAAKMRDVAIALYKTAAEYAATRGIIIADTKFEFGLDDNGVMHLMDEVLTADSSRFWPADSYQPGISPPSFDKQFVRDYLETLTWGKTAPAPALPADVIEKTQAKYFEAIERLTGEKLKA
- the purE gene encoding 5-(carboxyamino)imidazole ribonucleotide mutase; this encodes MSEHKLNPKPLVGVIMGSSSDWEVMQNAVAILKQFGVPYEAQVISAHRMPDEMYAYAKSARARGLRAIIAGAGGAAHLPGMVAAMTIVPVLGVPVPSKYLRGEDSMLSILQMPKGVPVATFAIGEAGAANAALTAVAMLAANDDALADQLEAFRATQTAAAKAMVLPE